From a region of the Rathayibacter sp. VKM Ac-2804 genome:
- a CDS encoding prepilin peptidase, which yields MHGLHDLPAALGAAVLLGAIGLTRVEGRPVLVVLVVAAATVPLVLADVRERRLPNALTGPILLAGLATTVGGALAGRMPGELPAVLLTALALGVLHLAGGLGLGDVKLGTGLALPLAAVDPALALQAPVLAFVLAGAWSLPSALRGGGERIPFGPFQLAAFWVVLAAS from the coding sequence ATGCATGGCCTCCACGACCTCCCGGCGGCGCTCGGCGCGGCGGTCCTGCTCGGCGCGATCGGACTCACCCGCGTCGAGGGGCGTCCGGTGCTGGTCGTCCTCGTCGTCGCTGCGGCGACGGTGCCGCTCGTCCTCGCGGATGTGCGCGAGCGGCGTCTGCCGAACGCGCTGACGGGGCCGATCCTGCTGGCGGGGCTCGCGACGACGGTCGGCGGGGCGCTCGCCGGCCGGATGCCGGGGGAGCTGCCCGCCGTGCTCCTCACGGCCCTCGCGCTCGGGGTGCTGCATCTCGCCGGCGGGCTGGGGCTGGGGGATGTGAAGCTCGGGACGGGGCTGGCCCTCCCGCTCGCGGCGGTCGATCCGGCGCTCGCCCTCCAGGCGCCGGTGCTCGCGTTCGTCCTCGCCGGGGCGTGGAGTCTGCCGTCGGCGCTGCGGGGCGGGGGAGAGCGGATCCCGTTCGGGCCGTTCCAGCTCGCCGCGTTCTGGGTCGTGCTCGCTGCATCGTGA
- a CDS encoding FAD-dependent oxidoreductase: MAHGDGDDGVAGGNATPERRTTCAIVGGGPAGLVLGLLLARAGVEVTVLEKHADFLRDFRGDTVHPTTLGLLEDLGLLDRFEAIRHSRVERVTIPGRDGRDVVIADFARLPVRHPYVAMVPQWDLLALLSEAAQTERGFTLLTEHEVTGVVREGGRVVGVEYRSPAGEGRLLADLTVACDGRWSAVRRAVGLRVHSLPVGFDVWWYRLPTARAVGESLLPRIGRGRVAIAIPRDGYLQIARLGLKGTDAAVRERGIEAFRAEAAELLPEVAEDVAGIGSMDDVKHLDVRLERLPRWHAPGVLCLGDAAHAMSPVGGVGINLAVQDAVAAARLLAGPLRRGVLRTAAGERVLAQVQRRRALPAVLIQSLQVVLHARLILPALAGRLSGPPRALAVLLRLLPGLAVVPAALVGIGPRPERAPSWARRRAAR; encoded by the coding sequence GTGGCGCACGGCGACGGAGACGACGGGGTGGCCGGCGGGAACGCGACACCGGAGCGGCGGACGACCTGCGCGATCGTGGGCGGCGGTCCGGCGGGGCTGGTGCTCGGTCTGCTGCTGGCGCGGGCCGGCGTCGAGGTGACGGTGCTGGAGAAGCACGCCGACTTCCTCCGCGACTTCCGCGGTGACACGGTGCACCCGACGACGCTGGGGCTGCTCGAGGACCTCGGCCTCCTCGACCGGTTCGAGGCGATCCGGCACTCGCGGGTGGAGCGGGTGACGATCCCGGGCCGCGACGGACGCGACGTGGTGATCGCGGACTTCGCGCGGCTGCCGGTGCGCCACCCGTACGTCGCGATGGTGCCGCAGTGGGACCTGCTCGCTCTTCTCTCCGAGGCCGCGCAGACCGAGCGCGGCTTCACGCTGCTCACCGAGCACGAGGTCACCGGAGTCGTCCGCGAGGGCGGGCGGGTCGTCGGCGTCGAGTACCGCTCGCCGGCCGGGGAGGGACGGCTGCTCGCCGATCTGACCGTCGCCTGCGACGGCCGCTGGTCGGCGGTGCGCCGGGCGGTCGGGCTGCGGGTGCACTCGCTGCCGGTCGGCTTCGACGTCTGGTGGTACCGCCTGCCGACGGCGCGGGCGGTGGGCGAGTCGCTCCTGCCGCGGATCGGGCGCGGGCGGGTGGCGATCGCGATCCCGCGCGACGGCTACCTGCAGATCGCGCGGCTGGGTCTGAAAGGCACCGACGCGGCGGTGCGGGAGCGGGGGATCGAGGCGTTCCGGGCGGAGGCGGCCGAGCTGCTCCCCGAGGTCGCCGAGGACGTGGCGGGGATCGGGTCGATGGACGACGTGAAGCACCTCGACGTCCGGCTCGAGCGGCTGCCGCGCTGGCACGCTCCGGGGGTGCTCTGCCTCGGCGACGCGGCGCACGCGATGTCGCCGGTGGGCGGGGTCGGCATCAACCTGGCCGTGCAGGACGCGGTGGCGGCCGCGCGGCTGCTGGCGGGGCCGCTGCGCCGCGGCGTGCTGCGGACGGCGGCGGGCGAACGGGTGCTCGCGCAGGTGCAGCGCCGGCGCGCGCTGCCCGCGGTGCTGATCCAGTCGCTGCAGGTGGTCCTGCACGCGCGCCTGATCCTGCCGGCGCTGGCCGGGCGGCTCTCGGGACCGCCGCGGGCGCTGGCCGTGCTGCTCCGGCTGCTGCCCGGGCTCGCCGTCGTGCCGGCGGCGCTGGTCGGCATCGGTCCCCGGCCCGAGCGCGCGCCGTCGTGGGCGCGGCGGCGGGCCGCGCGCTGA